A DNA window from Shewanella baltica contains the following coding sequences:
- a CDS encoding MFS transporter: MEKIALTQSAQKPSLFVPVAGLSLFALASGYLMSLIPLSLTFFELSTSLAPLLASIFYLGLLLGAPCIAPIVTRIGHSKAFILFLNILLCSVVAMILIPKSGVWLASRLVAGFAVAGIFVVVESWLLMADTQKQRAKRLGLYMTALYGGTAIGQLAIDYLGTKGNLPYLVVMGLLAAASLPALLVKRGQPQVSEQQSMSLSALKNLSQPAIMGCLVSGLLLGPIYGLLPIYVALDMGLDQQTGQFMALIIVGGMLVQPLVSYLSPIFNKSGLIVSFSLLGIAALLLLSQHSSMTLIIGFLLLGASAFALYPIAISLACDNLPASQMVSVAQVMLLSYSVGSVIGPLVASSFGQTEFGLLIYLGICCILSSIYIFAQLLINTKPSFSSP; this comes from the coding sequence GTGGAAAAAATTGCCTTAACTCAGTCGGCTCAAAAGCCCAGTCTTTTCGTCCCCGTCGCAGGGTTAAGTTTGTTTGCTTTGGCATCTGGCTACTTGATGAGCTTAATCCCACTGTCACTCACTTTTTTCGAACTCAGCACTTCACTTGCCCCATTACTTGCGAGTATTTTTTATTTAGGTTTACTGCTGGGAGCGCCTTGTATTGCTCCCATTGTTACCCGTATCGGTCACAGTAAAGCCTTTATCCTTTTTTTGAATATCCTGCTTTGTAGCGTTGTCGCTATGATATTAATCCCCAAAAGTGGCGTCTGGTTAGCCTCTCGACTCGTCGCGGGATTTGCGGTTGCAGGGATTTTTGTGGTGGTTGAATCATGGCTATTAATGGCCGATACCCAAAAGCAACGCGCTAAGCGGCTTGGGCTTTACATGACAGCGCTTTATGGCGGTACTGCCATAGGACAATTAGCCATAGATTATTTAGGTACAAAGGGCAATCTACCTTACCTAGTGGTCATGGGATTATTAGCCGCGGCAAGTTTACCTGCGTTATTGGTAAAACGCGGTCAACCTCAGGTAAGCGAACAACAGTCAATGTCATTGTCTGCACTAAAAAACCTAAGTCAGCCTGCCATTATGGGATGCTTAGTCTCTGGATTATTGCTCGGCCCTATCTATGGTTTACTGCCCATTTATGTGGCACTGGATATGGGGCTTGATCAGCAAACAGGACAATTTATGGCCCTCATCATAGTGGGTGGCATGCTAGTACAGCCTTTAGTCAGTTATTTATCTCCTATATTTAACAAAAGTGGCTTGATAGTGAGCTTTAGCCTACTGGGCATCGCGGCATTATTACTACTCAGTCAGCATTCAAGTATGACGCTGATTATTGGATTTCTATTGCTTGGCGCCAGCGCTTTTGCCCTTTACCCGATAGCAATCAGTCTAGCTTGTGACAACTTGCCTGCTAGCCAAATGGTTTCAGTGGCGCAAGTGATGCTGCTGAGCTATTCGGTGGGGTCAGTGATAGGGCCATTAGTTGCCAGCAGCTTTGGCCAAACGGAGTTCGGCTTACTCATTTATTTAGGCATATGCTGTATTCTGAGCAGTATTTACATTTTTGCTCAATTGCTTATTAACACTAAGCCCAGTTTTTCTTCGCCTTAA
- a CDS encoding DASS family sodium-coupled anion symporter: protein MSSTDSSTVPPNKAPVSEGLDKKKMLILAADIVLLFALYYGLPFEQGVNTGLAILVFAGILWLTEAIHISITAILVPILAVFFGVFETKEAMSSFANPIIYLFFGGFVLAAALHHQKIDTLIAQKLLLASKGKLSIACFMLFGVTALLSMWISNTATTAMMLPLALGILQQLDREKYHSTYVFLLLGIAYSANIGGIGTLVGSPPNAIAAAQVGLSFSDWLKFGIPTVILMLPLMLIALYWYFKPDLSAKFDVQVEAQKLTFQGKFTLLIFLATVCCWIFSVPLAKALGGITQFDTIVALGAVVLLAGLGLVGWKKIESTTDWGVLILFGGGLTLSAVLKTTGTSVFLAHWMTDIFGSTHMSLFVFAVIAFVVMLTEFASNTASAALLVPVFAAIAEALGVSPVMLSVLIGIAASCAFMLPVATPPNAIVYGSGHIKQSEMVRVGMIINFISMIVLGIIAHVFWDI, encoded by the coding sequence ATGTCATCAACAGATTCAAGCACTGTTCCACCTAACAAAGCTCCGGTCAGCGAGGGGCTCGATAAAAAGAAAATGCTGATCCTAGCGGCGGATATTGTGCTGTTATTTGCACTCTATTACGGCTTACCTTTCGAACAAGGGGTGAACACGGGTCTGGCGATTCTGGTTTTCGCTGGCATTCTTTGGTTGACCGAAGCGATCCACATCAGTATCACTGCGATTCTCGTGCCTATACTAGCCGTATTCTTTGGGGTGTTTGAAACCAAGGAAGCAATGAGTAGCTTTGCTAATCCCATCATTTATTTATTCTTCGGTGGCTTCGTACTGGCTGCGGCTTTGCACCATCAAAAGATTGATACCTTAATCGCCCAAAAGCTGCTTTTGGCCTCTAAGGGCAAACTCAGTATCGCTTGCTTTATGCTGTTTGGGGTGACGGCACTGCTCTCTATGTGGATCAGCAATACCGCCACCACGGCGATGATGTTGCCATTGGCACTCGGGATTTTGCAGCAACTAGACCGCGAAAAATACCACAGCACTTATGTGTTTTTACTGCTCGGGATTGCCTATTCGGCCAACATAGGCGGTATCGGTACTTTAGTGGGCAGTCCACCGAATGCGATTGCTGCGGCGCAAGTTGGCTTGAGTTTTAGTGACTGGCTCAAGTTTGGTATTCCGACCGTTATCCTCATGTTGCCGTTAATGTTGATTGCCTTGTATTGGTATTTTAAGCCGGATCTTTCTGCCAAGTTCGATGTGCAAGTTGAAGCGCAGAAGCTGACGTTCCAAGGTAAATTCACCCTGCTTATCTTCCTCGCGACAGTATGTTGCTGGATTTTCAGTGTGCCATTAGCCAAGGCATTAGGTGGCATCACTCAGTTCGATACTATCGTAGCGTTAGGCGCGGTTGTTTTGCTCGCGGGCTTAGGGTTAGTTGGCTGGAAGAAGATTGAATCGACCACAGATTGGGGAGTACTAATACTGTTTGGCGGCGGTTTAACGCTAAGCGCAGTGTTGAAAACCACAGGTACTAGTGTGTTTTTAGCCCACTGGATGACAGATATTTTCGGCAGTACGCACATGTCGTTGTTCGTCTTTGCTGTGATTGCCTTTGTGGTGATGCTGACCGAGTTTGCCAGTAACACTGCCAGCGCCGCACTGTTAGTGCCTGTATTTGCAGCGATTGCCGAGGCATTAGGCGTATCGCCTGTGATGTTATCTGTGCTGATTGGTATCGCCGCGTCCTGCGCCTTTATGCTGCCAGTGGCGACGCCGCCCAATGCGATCGTTTATGGTTCTGGCCATATCAAGCAATCGGAAATGGTGCGAGTTGGTATGATCATCAACTTTATCAGCATGATAGTGCTAGGCATTATCGCCCATGTTTTTTGGGATATCTGA
- the trxC gene encoding thioredoxin TrxC, protein MIIACPHCDTLNRVPDERVNQQPTCGKCKLSVFTAAPIELTSANFANHANKSELPLVVDFWASWCGPCKSFAPVFSAAAKTWEPQFRFGKINTEEQQALAAQFNIRSIPTLMIFKQGKILAQQAGALPQSALNQWLKSHS, encoded by the coding sequence ATGATTATTGCCTGCCCCCATTGCGATACGTTAAACCGCGTTCCCGATGAGCGTGTCAACCAGCAACCCACTTGCGGTAAATGTAAGCTCAGTGTCTTTACGGCTGCGCCGATTGAACTCACTAGCGCAAACTTTGCCAACCATGCCAATAAATCAGAGCTTCCCCTAGTCGTTGATTTTTGGGCCAGTTGGTGTGGCCCCTGTAAAAGTTTTGCCCCGGTATTTTCCGCGGCAGCTAAGACGTGGGAACCTCAATTTCGCTTCGGTAAAATCAATACTGAAGAACAGCAGGCCCTCGCAGCGCAATTTAATATTCGCTCGATTCCCACTCTTATGATTTTCAAGCAAGGGAAAATACTCGCACAGCAAGCGGGCGCTTTACCTCAGTCAGCCTTAAATCAATGGTTAAAAAGCCATAGTTAA